The Streptomyces phaeolivaceus genome has a window encoding:
- a CDS encoding serine/threonine-protein kinase codes for MVSDVGRLVAGRYRLTEQIGRGGMGTVWRAGDEVLDRQVAVKRLHVQPHLSPDDLVTLYERTRREARSAARIAHPNVIVVHDVVDDHVDDHPDGTAHGVHGGFGTGSGGGTGDGRPCIVMEYVPAPTLADLLTDGRTLPPEEAARIGLGMVAALRAAHAAGVLHRDVKPGNVLLGAEGRVVLTDFGIAMTADASTLTKTGEMVGSIHYMAPERIRGQKPGPASDLWALGATLYQAVEGRPPFRRLTAMEAAYAIAVDPFEPLKRGGALEPLVAALLAKDPADRPTAEQTEQALRAVVSGQPTIAQPLPAPGSRAAHEEPTTGGRHTGRATLTGAGSGTGTATGVRTGPGTDTRTGAGAGAGAGAGAGAGAGAGAGAGAGAGAGSGGGPGPEGGLPSPRGRGKRRILVPAAVAVTVAALAAGAALHVTGNPVGDTAAPGGRSTATPSYSPSPVPDGFHLVTDKTLGISFPVPDGWTAGKRTAESITYTDETKLAELTIGIVDPAGSHPMAHFEDIEANTKINYPGSYRRLRMQRTTFRGQPAAVWEFTFQGRARAFRAIDLGYGREGEREYDIYLSAPDLDWDSHRPLFNKVRDGFVTDVS; via the coding sequence GTGGTGTCGGACGTAGGGCGGCTCGTCGCCGGGCGCTACCGGCTCACGGAGCAGATAGGCCGTGGCGGCATGGGCACGGTGTGGCGGGCCGGGGACGAGGTCCTCGACCGCCAGGTCGCGGTGAAGCGGCTGCATGTGCAGCCGCATCTGTCCCCCGACGACCTGGTCACCCTGTACGAGCGCACGCGCCGCGAGGCCCGGAGCGCGGCCCGGATCGCCCACCCGAACGTGATCGTCGTCCACGACGTCGTGGACGACCATGTGGACGATCACCCGGACGGCACCGCGCACGGCGTCCACGGCGGCTTCGGTACCGGCAGCGGCGGCGGCACAGGTGACGGTCGGCCCTGCATCGTCATGGAGTACGTCCCGGCGCCCACGCTCGCCGACCTCCTCACGGACGGCCGGACCCTCCCGCCCGAGGAGGCCGCCCGGATCGGTCTCGGCATGGTCGCCGCACTGCGCGCCGCGCACGCCGCCGGTGTCCTGCACCGTGACGTCAAGCCCGGCAACGTCCTGCTCGGCGCCGAGGGCCGGGTCGTCCTCACCGACTTCGGCATCGCGATGACCGCGGACGCCTCGACGCTGACCAAGACCGGTGAGATGGTCGGCTCCATCCACTACATGGCCCCCGAGCGGATCCGTGGCCAGAAGCCGGGCCCCGCCTCCGATCTGTGGGCCCTGGGCGCGACCCTCTATCAGGCGGTCGAGGGCCGCCCGCCGTTCCGCCGCCTCACCGCGATGGAGGCCGCGTACGCCATCGCCGTGGACCCCTTCGAGCCGCTGAAGCGGGGCGGCGCCCTGGAACCCCTCGTCGCGGCCCTCCTCGCCAAGGACCCCGCCGACCGCCCCACCGCCGAGCAGACCGAACAGGCCCTGCGCGCCGTGGTCTCCGGCCAGCCCACCATCGCCCAGCCGCTGCCGGCGCCCGGCAGCCGGGCCGCCCACGAGGAGCCGACGACCGGCGGCCGGCACACCGGCCGAGCCACCCTCACGGGAGCCGGATCGGGAACGGGAACGGCGACAGGAGTACGAACGGGCCCGGGGACCGACACTCGGACGGGAGCGGGAGCGGGAGCGGGAGCGGGAGCGGGAGCCGGAGCGGGAGCCGGAGCGGGAGCCGGAGCCGGAGCCGGAGCGGGCGCCGGATCCGGCGGCGGGCCGGGCCCCGAGGGCGGCCTGCCGTCCCCTCGGGGGCGCGGGAAGCGCCGGATCCTCGTACCGGCCGCCGTCGCGGTGACCGTGGCCGCCCTGGCGGCCGGGGCCGCGCTCCATGTGACGGGGAACCCCGTCGGCGACACCGCCGCACCCGGCGGTAGGAGCACCGCCACCCCTTCGTACTCCCCCTCCCCCGTCCCCGACGGCTTCCACCTGGTCACGGACAAGACCCTCGGCATCTCCTTCCCCGTCCCGGACGGCTGGACGGCGGGCAAGCGGACGGCCGAGTCGATCACCTACACCGACGAGACGAAACTGGCCGAACTGACGATCGGCATCGTGGACCCCGCCGGCTCGCACCCGATGGCCCACTTCGAGGACATCGAGGCCAACACGAAGATCAACTACCCGGGGTCGTACCGGCGGCTGCGGATGCAGCGGACCACCTTCCGCGGACAGCCCGCGGCCGTCTGGGAGTTCACCTTCCAGGGCCGCGCCCGCGCCTTCCGCGCCATCGACCTCGGATACGGCCGCGAGGGCGAACGGGAGTACGACATCTATCTCTCGGCCCCGGACCTCGACTGGGACAGCCACCGTCCCCTCTTCAACAAGGTCAGGGACGGCTTCGTCACCGACGTCTCCTGA
- a CDS encoding AraC family transcriptional regulator, whose product MNMVETGQDPVVERGYRNPTRPDLGLEVLTFADLGTRLPGELYTRPNRLDFHRLTLVHRGEGTAMVDFVDHPCGPGTLLHIRPGQVQRLPTAPGGSPAGLDATVVLFTPDFPPRLPSTVRVTDDPFGPASWQLSATDHARFRRALADLAEEYAALPAEDPELTRELLRQLLAGVLLRIARLSAPTPGKGSGGDRPPAAAQEPYRLFQHELERSFTVLRQAHDYAARLGYSLKTLNRACQRATGHTAKHLIDARVTLEAKRLLAHTDLPVAAITHRLGFTEPTNFAKFFLRTTGRTPGAFRGAQS is encoded by the coding sequence ATGAACATGGTCGAAACGGGACAGGATCCGGTCGTCGAGCGGGGCTACCGCAACCCCACACGACCCGATCTCGGGCTGGAGGTCCTCACCTTCGCCGACCTCGGGACCCGGCTGCCGGGCGAGCTGTACACCCGGCCGAACCGGCTGGATTTCCACCGCCTCACGCTGGTCCACCGGGGCGAGGGCACCGCCATGGTCGACTTCGTCGACCACCCCTGCGGACCCGGCACCCTGCTGCACATCCGCCCCGGCCAGGTCCAGCGGCTGCCCACCGCCCCGGGCGGCTCCCCGGCCGGTCTGGACGCCACGGTCGTCCTGTTCACCCCGGACTTCCCGCCCCGGCTCCCATCGACCGTCCGGGTCACGGACGACCCGTTCGGCCCGGCCTCCTGGCAGCTCTCCGCCACCGACCACGCCCGCTTCCGCCGCGCCCTGGCCGACCTCGCCGAGGAGTACGCCGCCCTGCCGGCCGAGGACCCGGAGCTGACCCGGGAGCTGCTGCGCCAACTGCTGGCCGGAGTCCTGCTGCGCATCGCCCGCCTCTCCGCCCCCACCCCCGGAAAAGGCAGCGGCGGCGACCGGCCCCCGGCCGCCGCGCAGGAGCCGTACCGCCTCTTCCAGCACGAGCTGGAACGCTCCTTCACCGTGCTGCGGCAGGCCCATGACTACGCCGCCCGGCTCGGCTACTCCCTCAAGACCCTCAACCGGGCCTGCCAACGGGCCACCGGGCACACCGCGAAACACCTCATCGACGCCCGCGTCACCCTGGAGGCCAAGCGGCTGCTCGCCCACACCGACCTGCCCGTCGCCGCCATCACCCACCGTCTCGGCTTCACCGAGCCCACCAACTTCGCCAAGTTCTTCCTCCGGACGACCGGCCGGACGCCGGGGGCGTTCCGCGGGGCCCAGAGCTGA
- a CDS encoding nuclear transport factor 2 family protein: MGSKEIVLKAAGELFGEKDPSAVDRWVAADYRQHSSLAADGPEALRQLVAGLPEGFRYEGARVIADGDLVALHGTYHGFGPQPLVAFDLFRVDADGRLAEHWDALTPVVADTASGRSQTDGPAAPGDPDRTEANRALVTEFAEKVLVGADYSVLTDYISTETYHQHNPEAADGLDGFGAAAAAWAGQGKNLVYRTVHRVVAEGDLVLLQSEGEFGVPVAYWDLFRVADGRIVEHWDVIAPVPAELPHTNGLF, from the coding sequence GTGGGTAGCAAGGAAATCGTCCTCAAGGCGGCGGGGGAACTGTTCGGGGAGAAGGACCCGAGCGCGGTGGACCGCTGGGTGGCCGCTGACTACCGTCAGCACAGCAGCCTGGCGGCGGACGGCCCGGAGGCGCTGCGGCAGCTGGTCGCGGGTCTGCCGGAGGGCTTCCGCTACGAGGGCGCCCGGGTGATCGCCGACGGTGACCTGGTGGCGCTGCACGGGACCTACCACGGCTTCGGGCCGCAGCCGCTGGTCGCGTTCGACCTCTTCCGGGTCGACGCGGACGGCAGGCTGGCGGAGCACTGGGACGCGCTGACCCCGGTCGTCGCGGACACCGCGTCCGGCCGTTCGCAGACCGACGGTCCGGCCGCACCGGGCGACCCGGACCGTACGGAGGCCAACCGCGCGCTGGTCACCGAGTTCGCGGAGAAGGTGCTTGTCGGCGCCGACTACTCGGTGCTCACCGACTACATCTCCACCGAGACCTACCACCAGCACAACCCCGAGGCCGCCGACGGCCTGGACGGCTTCGGCGCCGCGGCTGCCGCGTGGGCCGGGCAGGGCAAGAACCTCGTCTACCGCACCGTGCACCGGGTCGTCGCCGAGGGCGATCTCGTGCTGCTGCAGTCCGAGGGCGAGTTCGGGGTGCCGGTCGCCTACTGGGACCTGTTCCGCGTGGCCGACGGCCGCATCGTCGAGCACTGGGACGTCATCGCCCCCGTACCGGCCGAACTGCCGCACACCAACGGCCTGTTCTGA
- a CDS encoding oxygenase MpaB family protein produces the protein MTAPHASHTPHASPTTVNPLATTVDPLADAVVAELDLLGEPALRALDTGLRHGPAALHEPPPAAVVALLRQLESGPSGVDPLMLHRGDVVSLSVPPLWFGLCSLTGALAHAYASPAVAARLARVGSPAAMAPRRLAGTGVWARQTMRPGGLLRGAPGYLATVRLRLLHARTRLTALERDREATGGDASGRVPLAGRGPSSPLSLPHDDERARMWLGLTLVSFRALAAVGIEIGPEEEHYLYRYWSYVAHLLGLDESFYGNVRDHADAERLRALLDTATDAPDENSRALTTAMVDAQARAMAGAPGAVLSEEQLSYLIHSVLRQAFGDGTADRLGVPVPTATDLMPLIGKLNRQSRYWQTFSPASAGEARRRALRGPGPELIATVLPTGGATDRRNGGGEGEGEGGTDGRSRATGLRGGDADGRGGDTGRRGGNAGRQSREADQRSRAADQRSRKGERQKRGGDRLGPGAEPQIGEVDLRVRDAERRGNTGINRQGWESGRRSREADRPGIPAA, from the coding sequence ATGACCGCACCCCACGCCTCCCACACACCCCACGCGTCCCCCACGACCGTGAATCCGCTCGCCACGACCGTGGACCCCCTCGCCGACGCCGTCGTCGCCGAGCTGGACCTTCTCGGCGAGCCCGCGCTGCGCGCCCTCGACACCGGGCTGCGGCACGGCCCGGCCGCCCTGCACGAACCGCCGCCCGCGGCCGTCGTCGCGCTGCTGCGGCAGCTGGAGTCCGGCCCTTCCGGGGTGGACCCGCTGATGCTGCACCGCGGCGATGTCGTGAGCCTGTCCGTGCCGCCACTGTGGTTCGGGCTCTGTTCGCTCACCGGCGCGCTCGCCCACGCCTACGCCTCCCCGGCGGTCGCCGCCCGCCTGGCCCGGGTGGGCAGCCCGGCGGCCATGGCCCCGCGCCGGCTCGCCGGGACCGGTGTCTGGGCACGTCAGACCATGCGCCCCGGAGGGCTGCTGCGCGGCGCCCCGGGCTATCTGGCCACCGTCCGACTACGGCTGCTGCACGCCCGGACCCGGCTCACGGCGCTCGAACGGGACCGGGAAGCCACCGGGGGCGACGCGTCCGGCCGCGTCCCCCTCGCCGGGCGTGGCCCCTCCTCCCCCCTCTCTCTCCCGCACGACGACGAACGGGCCCGGATGTGGCTCGGCCTCACCCTCGTCTCCTTCCGCGCCCTGGCCGCCGTCGGCATCGAGATCGGGCCCGAGGAGGAGCACTACCTCTACCGGTACTGGTCGTACGTCGCCCATCTGCTGGGCCTGGACGAGAGCTTCTACGGGAACGTGCGCGACCACGCCGACGCCGAGCGGCTCCGGGCCCTGCTGGACACGGCGACGGACGCGCCCGACGAGAACTCACGGGCGCTGACCACCGCCATGGTGGACGCGCAGGCCCGCGCGATGGCCGGGGCACCGGGTGCCGTCCTCTCCGAGGAGCAGTTGAGCTACCTCATCCACAGCGTGCTCCGACAGGCCTTCGGCGACGGGACGGCGGACCGGCTGGGTGTCCCCGTCCCCACCGCGACCGACCTGATGCCGCTGATCGGCAAGCTCAACCGCCAGTCCCGCTACTGGCAGACCTTCTCCCCCGCCTCGGCCGGCGAGGCCCGCCGCCGAGCCCTCCGGGGCCCCGGCCCCGAACTGATCGCGACCGTACTCCCCACCGGGGGCGCCACCGACCGGAGGAACGGGGGAGGAGAAGGGGAAGGGGAAGGGGGCACCGACGGGAGGAGCCGAGCAACCGGCCTCCGGGGCGGGGACGCCGACGGCCGGGGCGGGGACACCGGGCGCCGCGGCGGCAACGCCGGGCGACAGAGCCGGGAAGCCGACCAGAGGAGCCGGGCAGCCGACCAGAGGAGCAGGAAGGGCGAGCGGCAGAAGAGGGGAGGCGACCGCCTGGGTCCGGGCGCCGAACCGCAGATCGGGGAAGTCGATCTCCGGGTCCGGGACGCCGAACGGCGCGGCAACACAGGGATCAACCGCCAGGGCTGGGAATCCGGACGGCGGAGCCGGGAAGCCGACCGGCCGGGGATCCCGGCGGCATGA